The region ACCACCTTGAACAAAAATATTGTAAGGATCTCTTAGAGGGGCATCAGCAGAAAATTCACTTGTACTACCTTCAATAAAGGTACCTCCTGCCATTAATAATTTTGAATCATATCCATCCATTGATGATGGAACAACATTCAGAAAAGAATCTACAGGTGAAGAATTTTGAAATGATTGACAAACTTTTTGTACCAAATCAGGATTATTCAATCTTACTGACTGAATAAGATCAGATCTATAAGTTGCTGGCTCTGGTAAAACCTTAAATCCCAAATTTTTAAAGACTGCTGCAACCATATCAGCACCCTTTAGTGATTCGTGAACAATTTGTGGTGCTAAAAACAAACCCTGCAAAATTAATCTTCCTAGTCCAAAATTTATTCCTGCAGAAGAACCAATGCCTGGTGAGGTTAATCTAGAACATGCCATCTCAACCAACTCTGCATCTCCTGCAACGTATCCACCAGTAGGAACGATTGTTCCTCCCAAATTTTTAATCAAAGATCCAGCAATTATATTTGCCCCTTTAGAAATTGGTTCACTATCTTCAACAAGCTCCCCATAACAGTTATCAACAAAACATATACAATTAGGATCAAGAGAATGAATAAGACTACAAATTTTTTCTATCTGATGATTCGTAAGAGACTTTCTCCAACTATATCCACAACTTTTTTGTATGAATACTAATTTGCATGAATTTTCTTTAAAAGAATGAACAATTTTTTCTTCAAAAGAATCAAAATTCTCGCAAATATTTATTTGC is a window of Prochlorococcus marinus XMU1419 DNA encoding:
- a CDS encoding aminotransferase class I/II-fold pyridoxal phosphate-dependent enzyme, yielding MTPDNNLKLAENSILSVEESLSKVFQERSNQVFQKLENILTIFKEEKVSTSHFNQSSGSGHDDISREKIDAVFARLFLAEKAAVRMQFVSGTHAISSVLFGILRPGDVMLSITGQPYDTLEEVIGIRGGGKGSLKDFDIEYKQINICENFDSFEEKIVHSFKENSCKLVFIQKSCGYSWRKSLTNHQIEKICSLIHSLDPNCICFVDNCYGELVEDSEPISKGANIIAGSLIKNLGGTIVPTGGYVAGDAELVEMACSRLTSPGIGSSAGINFGLGRLILQGLFLAPQIVHESLKGADMVAAVFKNLGFKVLPEPATYRSDLIQSVRLNNPDLVQKVCQSFQNSSPVDSFLNVVPSSMDGYDSKLLMAGGTFIEGSTSEFSADAPLRDPYNIFVQGGSHIAHIKIALIRLLSELLEEELISKDSLLPLST